Within Desulfovibrio legallii, the genomic segment CCGCGAGGCCATGGAGCGCATCGGCCTCCAGGTGCCGGCCAGCGGCATTGCCCGCAGCATGGACGACGTGCGCCGCCTGGGCAATGTGCTGCCCTTCCCGCTTATCGTGCGGCCCGCCTTCACCCTGGGCGGCACGGGCGGCGGCGTGGCCTACAACCTGGAAGATCTGGAAGAGGTGGCCGCCAACGGCCTTGCCGCCAGCCCCACCTCCGAAGTCATGATCGAACAGAGCGTGCTGGGCTGGAAGGAAATTGAGATGGAGGTCATGCGCGACGCCAAGGACAACTGCGTCATCATTTGCTCCATTGAAAACTTCGACCCCATGGGCGTGCACACGGGCGACTCCATCACCGTGGCCCCCATCCAGACGCTCTCAGACGCGGAATACCAGAAGATTCGCGACGCTTCCATCGCCATCATGCGCGAAATCGGCGTGGAGACGGGCGGTAGCAACGTGCAGTTCGGCATTAATCCGGCCAACGGCGACCTGGTGGTCATTGAGATGAACCCGCGGGTGTCGCGCTCCTCGGCGCTGGCCTCCAAGGCCACGGGCTTCCCCATCGCCAAAATCGCGGCCAAGCTGGCCGTGGGCTACACCCTGGACGAGCTCAGCAACGACATCACCCGCGAGACCGTGGCCAGCTTTGAGCCGGCCATCGACTACTGCGTGGTCAAGGTGCCGCGCTTTACCTTTGAAAAGTTCCCCGGGGCCAAGGACGAGCTGACCACCTCCATGAAGAGCGTGGGCGAAGCCATGAGCATCGGCCGCACCTTTAAGGAAGCCCTGCAAAAGGGGCTGCGCTCCATGGAGATCGGGGCCACGGGCCTGGGCTTTAACTTCCGCGCCGCCCTGCCCGAACGCGACGCCATTCTGGAGGCCCTGCACAGGCCCAATTCCAAACGCATCTTCGCCCTGCGTCAGGCCCTGGCCGCGGGCCTGAGCGAGGAAGAAATCGTGGCCGCGTCCTCCTTTGACCCCTGGTTTGTGCGGCAGGTCAGGGACATCGTGGACATGGAGGCCCGCATCAGCGACTTCGGCCTGGCCAACGACATGACAGCCGCCAACCCGGACCTGCGCCACATCCTGCGCGAGGCCAAAGAGTACGGCTTTTCCGACCGGCAGCTGGCCGAAATGTGGAAACGGCCCGAAAGCGACATCCGCCGCCTGCGCAAAGAAATGGACATCGTGCCCACCTACTACCTGGTGGATACCTGCGCAGCGGAATTTGAGGCCTACACCCCCTACTTCTACTCCACCTACGAGCGCGGTGACGAGCTGGCGGTGGAAGACAGGCGCAAGGTGCTCATCCTGGGCGGCGGCCCCAACCGCATCGGCCAGGGCATTGAGTTCGACTACTGCTGCTGCCACGCCTCCTTTGCCCTGCGCGACGCGGGCGTCATGGCCATTATGGCCAACTCCAACCCCGAAACCGTGTCCACGGACTACGACACCTCGGACCGCCTCTACTTCGAGCCCCTGACCTTTGAAGACGTCATGAACATTGTTGAGAAGGAAAAGCCCGAAGGCGTCATCGTGCAGTTCGGCGGACAGACGCCCCTCAACCTGGCCGTGCCCCTCATGCGCGCGGGCGTGCCCATCCTGGGCACCAGCCCGGACGCCATTGACCGGGCCGAAGACCGGGAGCGCTTTCAGGCCCTCATCCAGAAGCTCCATCTGCTGCAGCCGCCCAACGGCACGGCCATGAGCCTGGAAGAAGCCAAGGCGGCGGCCGAACGCATCACCTACCCCGTGGTGGTGCGGCCAAGCTATGTACTGGGCGGGCGCGCCATGGCTGTGGTCTACGACGCTGCGGAGCTTGCCGACTACTTCCACGCCCAGGTGCCCCAGAAGCCGGAGCATCCCATCCTCATCGACAAGTTCCTGGAACACGCCGTGGAGGTGGACGTGGACGCCCTTTCCGACGGCAAGGACGTCTATGTTGCCGGCATTATGGAGCATATCGAAGAAGCCGGCATCCACTCCGGCGACTCGGCCTGCGTGCTGCCCTCCTACTCCCTCTCCTACGACCATGTGGCCAACATCGCGGCCCAGACCGAAGCCCTGGCCCGGGAGCTGCGCGTGGTGGGCCTCATGAACATCCAGTTCGCCATTAAGGGCGACGACATCTATATTCTGGAAGTGAACCCGCGCGCCTCGCGCACGGCCCCCTTTGTCTCCAAGGCCACGGGCGTGCCCCTGCCCTACCTGGCCACCCAGGTCATGCTGGGCAAAACCCTGGAGGAGCTGGACCCCTGGGGCCTGCGCAAAGGCGGCTTCGTCTGCGTGAAGGAAGCCGTGCTGCCCTTCCAGCGCTTCCCCGGCGTGGACGTCATCCTGGGACCGGAAATGCACTCCACAGGCGAAGTCATGGGCATGGGGCCGAGCTTTGGCGAAGCCTTCCTCAAAAGTCAGCTGGGCGCAGGCCAGGTGCTGCCCCAGGGCGGACGCATCTTCCTTTCGGTCAACGACAGGGATAAGCCCTATCTGCCTGAAGTGGCTAAAAAATTCGCCACGCTGGGTTTCCAGCTTCTGGCCACGCGCGGCACCGCCGCCGTGCTGCGCGCCCAGGGCCTGGAAGTGGAAGAGGTGCTCAAGGTCTATGAAGGCCGGCCCAATATCGTGGACCTGCTCATCAACCACGAGGTGGCCCTGGTCATCAACACGGCCTCTGGCAAGCACACGGCCAGGGATTCCAAAGCCATCCGACACGCGGCCCTTATGTACAAGGTGCCCTACTGCACCACCATCGCCGCCGCCAGGGCCACGGCCACGGCCATCGGCTCCCGCCGCGACGAGGTGCATGTGGAAAGCCTGCAGGAATACTACGCGCGCGAAGCGCGGGCATAGGCTACGGGCCACGCCCACGGGCGGGCCGATGCAGAAAGATATGACGCGCAAACTGCGCGGGGGTACAGTATGAAAGCATTGCTGGTGCTGGAAGACGGCTTTACGTTGGAAGGCAAATCCTTTACCGGCGACTTTGAAACCGGCGGCGAAGTCATCTTCACCACGGGCATGACAGGCTATCAGGAGGTGCTCACTGACCCCTCCTACTACGGGCAGATGGTCTGCATGACCTATCCGCTCATCGGCAACTACGGCATCTGCCCGGAAGACATGGAATCCGCCCGGGTGCACTGCGCCGCCTTTCTGGTCAAGGAATGCTGCAGGCAGCCTTCCAGCTGGCGGGCCGCCATGTCTTTGCCCGCCTTTCTCCAGCGCTATGAAACCCCAGGCATGGAAGGGCTGGACACCCGCGCCCTGACCCGCCACCTGCGCCTGCACGGGGCCATGCGCGGCGTCATCTCCACCAGGGAGCAGAACCCCCGCATCCTGCAGGAACGCGCCCGCGCCCTGCCCACCATGAAGGGCCGCAACCTGGTGCCCTTTGTGGCCGCCCGCACGCCCTACGCCTGGATCGACAACGCCCCGCAGGACGTCAGCCTGGACGAAAACGGCGCGTATGCCTGGCGCGGCACGGGCCTGCCCCTGCTGGTCTATGACTACGGCATCAAGTGGAACATCCTGCGCTGCCTCTGCGCGGCGGGCTTCGAGCCCCTGGCCGTGCCTCCGGATTTCAGCGCGGCGCAGGCCAAGGCCAGTGGGGCCCAGGGCGTGTTCCTCTCCAACGGCCCTGGCGATCCGGCCACCCTGACCAGCGAAATCGCCCTGGTGCGCGAGCTTATAGACATGTTCCCGGTCACGGGCATCTGCCTCGGCCACCAGCTCATCGGCCACGCCCTGGGCGGCTGCACGGACAAGCTCAAGTTCGGCCACCACGGCTGCAACCACCCGGTCAAAGACCTGACCACCGGACGCATTGAAATCTCGTCGCAGAACCACGGCTTCCATGTGGTGCTGGACGGCGTGCCCGATGTGGAGGCCACCCACGTCAACCTCAACGACAACACCCTGGAAGGGCTGCGCCACGTCAAGCTGCCCGTCATGAGCGTGCAGTACCATCCCGAAGCCGCGGCGGGCCCCCACGACGGGCGCTACCTTTTTGCGCGGTTTAAGGATATGATTGCCGCAGCCGTCAACGCCTGAGGCCCGGCCGCCGGCTCTGCCGGCCCCGTTACGCGCGCGGCCCTTGCCGGAATGCCTCGCGCAAAACAAGGGCCTTGCCCGTTGCGCGAACGCGCCGGGCGCAGCCGGCCCGGGAAGACGGCACTTGAAATGCCCCGGTGCTTGCGGCTATGCTGGGGCGACGTCCGCGCGTCTTTTGGCGGCCCTGCCGCCATGACCCCAACCCCAAAGGAGCTTCGCGTGAAAAAGACACTGCTGAGTCTGGCCCTGGCCCTGGCCCTGGCGGCGCCCTGCGCCCCGGCCCTGGCCGCCGACGACGGACCGCACACCACGCGCAATAACCCCGTGGAACAATTCACGGGAGCCGTCTGGCAACGCACCGAAGAATCTGAAAAAGCCTCCTTCCTCTTCGGGGTGGAAACCGCCATTACCGTGGAATACTTTGTTAACGCCAAACTGACCGAAAAAGCCGCCAAGGCCGGCAAACGCCCGGTCTACACCCTCTCCCCCTTTGAAAAAGGCTGGATGAAGGCCTTCAAGGGCATGAACCGGGCCCAGGTGGCGGCCGAAGTGGACAAGTGGTACGCCGCCAACCCACAGAGCCTCGACCGCCCGGTCATGGAAGTGATCTGGTATGAACTCATCGCGCCCCGTCTGGCCGCCAAGTAAGTGGCCGCACGGCAGCGCAAGGAGATTGCTATGAAAAAATTCCTGATGATCGGCCTTCTGGCCGCAGTGGTGGCCAGCGGCCTCGGCTGCACCAACATGAGCAAAACCCAGCAGGGCGTGGCCAGCGGCGCGGCCCTGGGCGCTCTGGGCGGCGCAGGCGTGGCCGCCATAGCCGGCGGCTCCGCAGGTTGGGGCGCGCTGACCGGCGCGGGCGTGGGTGCCTTGGCCGGCGGCATTATCGGCCACGAGCAAAGCAAGAACAAAGGCTGGTAACAAACCGGCCCGCCCGGCGGGGGGAAAGCCTCCCGCCACAGAGAGGCCGCCCTTGCCGGGCGGCCTTTTTTGTCCTGATCCGGCCCGAGCCCTGTGCCGGATTTCACTTGCCCAACGCTTTTTTTGGGCTCATAATTACAGGCAAATCCCCCCTAAAACCGGAGGCAGACATGAAGGATATTCGCAAGGTCGTCATCCCCGTAGCCGGATGGGGCACGCGCTCCCTGCCAGCCACCAAGAATATTCCTAAGGAAATGCTGCCCATCTACAACAAACCTGTCATCCAGTATGTTGTGGAGGAGGCCCAGCGCGCCGATATTGAAGACGTCATCTTCGTCACCAACCGGGACAAGAGCGTCATTGAAGACCACTTTGACTACAACCTGCAGCTGGAAGCCGTGCTCCAACGGGCGGGCAAACTGGACAAGCTGGCCGAGGTGCGCCGCGTGGCGGAAATGGTCAACATCATGTCCGTGCGCCAGAAAAAGCAGCTGGGCCTGGGGCATGCCGTGCTCTGCGCCCGCGAGCTGGTGCGGGGCGATCCCTTTGCCATTATGGTGGGCGACGACCTCATGTTCGGTGGCGTGCCCGGCATCGGTCAGCTCAAGGAAGTGGCCCTGGCCGAAAACATGCCCGTCATTGGGGTCATGGAAGTGCCGTGGGAAAAAGTCGACCGCTATGGCATTATTG encodes:
- the carB gene encoding carbamoyl-phosphate synthase large subunit, with amino-acid sequence MPKRTDLHKILVIGAGPIIIGQGCEFDYSGSQAVKALKEEGYEVVLVNSNPATIMTDPHLADATYVEPIEHETLATIIRKERPDALLPTLGGQTALNAALGLAKSGVLAECGVELIGARAEVIEKAESRELFREAMERIGLQVPASGIARSMDDVRRLGNVLPFPLIVRPAFTLGGTGGGVAYNLEDLEEVAANGLAASPTSEVMIEQSVLGWKEIEMEVMRDAKDNCVIICSIENFDPMGVHTGDSITVAPIQTLSDAEYQKIRDASIAIMREIGVETGGSNVQFGINPANGDLVVIEMNPRVSRSSALASKATGFPIAKIAAKLAVGYTLDELSNDITRETVASFEPAIDYCVVKVPRFTFEKFPGAKDELTTSMKSVGEAMSIGRTFKEALQKGLRSMEIGATGLGFNFRAALPERDAILEALHRPNSKRIFALRQALAAGLSEEEIVAASSFDPWFVRQVRDIVDMEARISDFGLANDMTAANPDLRHILREAKEYGFSDRQLAEMWKRPESDIRRLRKEMDIVPTYYLVDTCAAEFEAYTPYFYSTYERGDELAVEDRRKVLILGGGPNRIGQGIEFDYCCCHASFALRDAGVMAIMANSNPETVSTDYDTSDRLYFEPLTFEDVMNIVEKEKPEGVIVQFGGQTPLNLAVPLMRAGVPILGTSPDAIDRAEDRERFQALIQKLHLLQPPNGTAMSLEEAKAAAERITYPVVVRPSYVLGGRAMAVVYDAAELADYFHAQVPQKPEHPILIDKFLEHAVEVDVDALSDGKDVYVAGIMEHIEEAGIHSGDSACVLPSYSLSYDHVANIAAQTEALARELRVVGLMNIQFAIKGDDIYILEVNPRASRTAPFVSKATGVPLPYLATQVMLGKTLEELDPWGLRKGGFVCVKEAVLPFQRFPGVDVILGPEMHSTGEVMGMGPSFGEAFLKSQLGAGQVLPQGGRIFLSVNDRDKPYLPEVAKKFATLGFQLLATRGTAAVLRAQGLEVEEVLKVYEGRPNIVDLLINHEVALVINTASGKHTARDSKAIRHAALMYKVPYCTTIAAARATATAIGSRRDEVHVESLQEYYAREARA
- the carA gene encoding glutamine-hydrolyzing carbamoyl-phosphate synthase small subunit; its protein translation is MKALLVLEDGFTLEGKSFTGDFETGGEVIFTTGMTGYQEVLTDPSYYGQMVCMTYPLIGNYGICPEDMESARVHCAAFLVKECCRQPSSWRAAMSLPAFLQRYETPGMEGLDTRALTRHLRLHGAMRGVISTREQNPRILQERARALPTMKGRNLVPFVAARTPYAWIDNAPQDVSLDENGAYAWRGTGLPLLVYDYGIKWNILRCLCAAGFEPLAVPPDFSAAQAKASGAQGVFLSNGPGDPATLTSEIALVRELIDMFPVTGICLGHQLIGHALGGCTDKLKFGHHGCNHPVKDLTTGRIEISSQNHGFHVVLDGVPDVEATHVNLNDNTLEGLRHVKLPVMSVQYHPEAAAGPHDGRYLFARFKDMIAAAVNA
- the galU gene encoding UTP--glucose-1-phosphate uridylyltransferase GalU, which codes for MKDIRKVVIPVAGWGTRSLPATKNIPKEMLPIYNKPVIQYVVEEAQRADIEDVIFVTNRDKSVIEDHFDYNLQLEAVLQRAGKLDKLAEVRRVAEMVNIMSVRQKKQLGLGHAVLCARELVRGDPFAIMVGDDLMFGGVPGIGQLKEVALAENMPVIGVMEVPWEKVDRYGIIDGEEVTPGVYRVKSMVEKPRREDAPSRLAIVGRYILTPDIFDYLEKVTPGHGGEIQLTDALQAMAQERGIMAVRMTGMRFDAGDWAEFLTANIYFALQDEELRYELLDKLRKIVQFH
- a CDS encoding glycine zipper domain-containing protein; the encoded protein is MKKFLMIGLLAAVVASGLGCTNMSKTQQGVASGAALGALGGAGVAAIAGGSAGWGALTGAGVGALAGGIIGHEQSKNKGW